In one Cyclopterus lumpus isolate fCycLum1 chromosome 24, fCycLum1.pri, whole genome shotgun sequence genomic region, the following are encoded:
- the LOC117727806 gene encoding protein arginine methyltransferase NDUFAF7, mitochondrial-like isoform X3 has translation MCDGERLRPDSPAALQQGYYVRNDMLGPDGDFITSPEISQIFGELLGVWTLSEWMAAGRPKRLQLVELGPGKGSLAGDVLRVFSQLRSVVGGASVSLHLVEVSPVLSRLQAQNLTGSRNREADGEDQLVYRRGETAAGVPVSWYRRLEDVPSGLDQLRQVRAVHQQLRAAAEVPADLGGGQQGHEELRGEGGAADAAGVLEGL, from the exons ATG TGCGATGGCGAGCGGCTCAGACCAGACTCTCCTGCAGCGCTCCAACAG GGTTATTATGTGAGGAACGACATGCTGGGACCCGACGGAGATTTCATCACATCGCCAGAAATCAGCCAGATCTTTGGAGAG CTGCTCGGCGTCTGGACCCTCAGCGAGTGGATGGCAGCCGGTCGCCCCAAACggctgcagctggtggagctcgGACCCGGAAAAGGATCTTTAGCCGGGGACGTCCTCAGA GTGTTCAGTCAGTTGCGGTCCGTGGTGGGCGGAGCCTCGGTGTCGCTTCACCTGGTCGAGGTGAGTCCGGTGCTGAGTCGTCTTCAGGCCCAGAATCTGACCGGCAGCCGCAACCGGGAGGCGGACGGCGAGGACCAGCTGGTGTACCGCCGCGGGGAAACCGCCGCCGGGGTCCCGGTGTCCTGGTACCGCCGCCTGGAGGACGTCCCCTCAG gtctGGATCAGCTACGCCAAGTACGAGCTGTCCATCAACAGCTCCGAGCGGCTGCAGAAGTGCCGGCAGATCTTGGAGGAGGCCAACAAGGGCATGAGGAACtgcgaggagaaggaggagcggcTGATGCTGCTGGAGTCCTGGAGGGACTTTGA
- the LOC117727806 gene encoding protein arginine methyltransferase NDUFAF7, mitochondrial-like isoform X1: MIDMIIIINNMRHYVLWNIHVRWRAAQTRLSCSAPTGEEKPRPSMLRHLTSKIKATGPITVAEYMREALTNPVTGYYVRNDMLGPDGDFITSPEISQIFGELLGVWTLSEWMAAGRPKRLQLVELGPGKGSLAGDVLRVFSQLRSVVGGASVSLHLVEVSPVLSRLQAQNLTGSRNREADGEDQLVYRRGETAAGVPVSWYRRLEDVPSGLDQLRQVRAVHQQLRAAAEVPADLGGGQQGHEELRGEGGAADAAGVLEGL, encoded by the exons ATGATcgatatgattattattattaataatatgagACACTACGTGCTATGGAACATACATG TGCGATGGCGAGCGGCTCAGACCAGACTCTCCTGCAGCGCTCCAACAGGTGAGGaaaagccccgcccctccaTGCTGCGACACCTGacctccaaaataaaagccacaggTCCGATCACGGTGGCGGAGTACATGAGAGAGGCGCTCACCAACCCGGTGACG GGTTATTATGTGAGGAACGACATGCTGGGACCCGACGGAGATTTCATCACATCGCCAGAAATCAGCCAGATCTTTGGAGAG CTGCTCGGCGTCTGGACCCTCAGCGAGTGGATGGCAGCCGGTCGCCCCAAACggctgcagctggtggagctcgGACCCGGAAAAGGATCTTTAGCCGGGGACGTCCTCAGA GTGTTCAGTCAGTTGCGGTCCGTGGTGGGCGGAGCCTCGGTGTCGCTTCACCTGGTCGAGGTGAGTCCGGTGCTGAGTCGTCTTCAGGCCCAGAATCTGACCGGCAGCCGCAACCGGGAGGCGGACGGCGAGGACCAGCTGGTGTACCGCCGCGGGGAAACCGCCGCCGGGGTCCCGGTGTCCTGGTACCGCCGCCTGGAGGACGTCCCCTCAG gtctGGATCAGCTACGCCAAGTACGAGCTGTCCATCAACAGCTCCGAGCGGCTGCAGAAGTGCCGGCAGATCTTGGAGGAGGCCAACAAGGGCATGAGGAACtgcgaggagaaggaggagcggcTGATGCTGCTGGAGTCCTGGAGGGACTTTGA
- the LOC117727806 gene encoding protein arginine methyltransferase NDUFAF7, mitochondrial-like isoform X2: MISRVFSASAAVRWRAAQTRLSCSAPTGEEKPRPSMLRHLTSKIKATGPITVAEYMREALTNPVTGYYVRNDMLGPDGDFITSPEISQIFGELLGVWTLSEWMAAGRPKRLQLVELGPGKGSLAGDVLRVFSQLRSVVGGASVSLHLVEVSPVLSRLQAQNLTGSRNREADGEDQLVYRRGETAAGVPVSWYRRLEDVPSGLDQLRQVRAVHQQLRAAAEVPADLGGGQQGHEELRGEGGAADAAGVLEGL, from the exons ATGATCAGCAGAGTCTTCAGCGCATCAGCTGCAG TGCGATGGCGAGCGGCTCAGACCAGACTCTCCTGCAGCGCTCCAACAGGTGAGGaaaagccccgcccctccaTGCTGCGACACCTGacctccaaaataaaagccacaggTCCGATCACGGTGGCGGAGTACATGAGAGAGGCGCTCACCAACCCGGTGACG GGTTATTATGTGAGGAACGACATGCTGGGACCCGACGGAGATTTCATCACATCGCCAGAAATCAGCCAGATCTTTGGAGAG CTGCTCGGCGTCTGGACCCTCAGCGAGTGGATGGCAGCCGGTCGCCCCAAACggctgcagctggtggagctcgGACCCGGAAAAGGATCTTTAGCCGGGGACGTCCTCAGA GTGTTCAGTCAGTTGCGGTCCGTGGTGGGCGGAGCCTCGGTGTCGCTTCACCTGGTCGAGGTGAGTCCGGTGCTGAGTCGTCTTCAGGCCCAGAATCTGACCGGCAGCCGCAACCGGGAGGCGGACGGCGAGGACCAGCTGGTGTACCGCCGCGGGGAAACCGCCGCCGGGGTCCCGGTGTCCTGGTACCGCCGCCTGGAGGACGTCCCCTCAG gtctGGATCAGCTACGCCAAGTACGAGCTGTCCATCAACAGCTCCGAGCGGCTGCAGAAGTGCCGGCAGATCTTGGAGGAGGCCAACAAGGGCATGAGGAACtgcgaggagaaggaggagcggcTGATGCTGCTGGAGTCCTGGAGGGACTTTGA